The DNA window GGCACATACATCGTCCTGGACGCCATGCTCAAGCAGATCCAGCAGAAGAACATCGTCAACGTCTTTGGCTTCCTGCGCCACATTCGTGTTCAGAGGAACTTCCTGGTGCAGACCGAGGAGCAGTACATATTCCTGCACGACGCTCTGGTGGAGGCCATCGCCTCGGGGGAGACCAATCTGATGGCCGAGCAGGTGGAGGAGCTGAAGAACTGCACTCCCTACCTGGAGCAGCAGTACAAGAACATCATCCAGTTCCAGCCGAAGGACATACACATTGCATCCGCCATGAAGCAGGTTAACTCGATCAAGAACCGCGGCGCCATCTTCCCCATCGAGGGCAGTCGGGTGCACTTGACGCCCAAGCCGGGCGAGGATGGCAGCGATTACATCAACGCCTCCTGGCTGCACGGCTTCCGGCGACTGCGGGACTTCATAGTCACCCAGCATCCCATGGCGCACACGATAAAGGACTTCTGGCAGATGGTCTGGGACCACAATGCGCAGACCGTCGTGCTGCTCTCATCGCTGGATGATATAGTAGGTTGCATTAGATTTCCCATCGAATTGCGATACTAATCCAATGTACTCCACAGAACTTTGCACAGTTTTGGCCAGATGAGGCCACGCCCATCGAGAGCGATCACTATCGCGTCAAGTTTCTGAACAAGACCAACAAGAGCGACTATGTGAGCCGCGACTTTGTCATCCAGTCGATACAGGACGACTACGAGCTGACGGTCAAGATGCTGCACTGTCCCAGTTGGCCAGAGATGTCCAATCCCAACAGCATCTACGACTTCATAGTCGATGTGCACGAGCGCTGCAACGACTATCGCAATGGCCCCATCGTCATTGTGGACAGGTGAGTCTAAGGAGGTCCTTTTGTGCTTGTGAAATCATCTCAAATTCTTGCATCTTTCATTCCTTAAGATATGGTGGCGCCCAGGCGTGCACCTTCTGCGCCATCTCCTCGCTGGCCATCGAAATGGAGTACTGCAGCACGGCGAATGTGTACCAGTACGCGAAGCTGTACCACAACAAGCGACCCGGGGTGTGGACATCCAGCGAGGACATCCGCGTCATCTACAACATACTTTCATTTTTGCCTGGCAATTTGAACCTGCTGAAGCGCACGGCGCTTCGGACTGAATTCGAGGATGTGACAACGGCTACGCCGGATCTCTATAGCAAAATATGCAGCAATGGTAATGTTCCACAGCATGTCatactgcagcagcagcagctgcacatgctgcagttgcagcagcaacacctagaaacacagcagcagcaacagcagcagcagcaacaacagacaGCACTCAATGAGACAGTCAGCACACCAAGCACCGATACTAATCCAAGCCTCTTGCCCATTCTGTCATTGCTACCGCCCACAGTTGCTCCTCTGTCCTCCAGTTCATCCAtcacaccaccaccaccaagtACTCCAATACCACAACCCCCACAAACCATCCAACTGCCATCGCATTCGCCATCAGACCTGTCCCACCAGATCTCATCCACAGTCGCCAATGCAGCATCACCGGTCACGCCAGCAACTGCAAGTGCAAGTGCAGGTGCAACACCAACGACTCCAATGACACCAACAGTCCCACCCACAATACCTACAATACCATCACTCGCATCCCAGAACAGTCTAACCCTTACTAATGCCAATTTCCATACTGTTACTAATAACGCTGCTGATCTGATggaacaccaacaacaacaaatgctggCCCTGATGCAACAACAAacgcaactgcaacaacaataCAACACGCACCAACAACATCAC is part of the Drosophila sechellia strain sech25 chromosome 3R, ASM438219v1, whole genome shotgun sequence genome and encodes:
- the LOC6612691 gene encoding tyrosine-protein phosphatase 99A isoform X5, which translates into the protein MSSGGGEKRCSSPMLHATSEVGGATTATPRLLRRKSQRGNWFTRKCFHAAYYYLDDPPHHPNAPQVDWEVPVKIGDEIRAAVPVNEFAKHVASLHADGDIGFSREYEAIQNECISDDLPCEHSQHPENKRKNRYLNITAYDHSRVHLHPTPGQKKNLDYINANFIDGYQKGHAFIGTQGPLPDTFDCFWRMIWEQRVAIIVMITNLVERGRRKCDMYWPKDGVETYGVIQVKLIEEEVMSTYTVRTLQIKHLKLKKKKQCNTEKLVYQYHYTNWPDHGTPDHPLPVLNFVKKSSAANPAEAGPIVVHCSAGVGRTGTYIVLDAMLKQIQQKNIVNVFGFLRHIRVQRNFLVQTEEQYIFLHDALVEAIASGETNLMAEQVEELKNCTPYLEQQYKNIIQFQPKDIHIASAMKQVNSIKNRGAIFPIEGSRVHLTPKPGEDGSDYINASWLHGFRRLRDFIVTQHPMAHTIKDFWQMVWDHNAQTVVLLSSLDDINFAQFWPDEATPIESDHYRVKFLNKTNKSDYVSRDFVIQSIQDDYELTVKMLHCPSWPEMSNPNSIYDFIVDVHERCNDYRNGPIVIVDRYGGAQACTFCAISSLAIEMEYCSTANVYQYAKLYHNKRPGVWTSSEDIRVIYNILSFLPGNLNLLKRTALRTEFEDVTTATPDLYSKICSNGNVPQHVILQQQQLHMLQLQQQHLETQQQQQQQQQQQTALNETVSTPSTDTNPSLLPILSLLPPTVAPLSSSSSITPPPPSTPIPQPPQTIQLPSHSPSDLSHQISSTVANAASPVTPATASASAGATPTTPMTPTVPPTIPTIPSLASQNSLTLTNANFHTVTNNAADLMEHQQQQMLALMQQQTQLQQQYNTHQQHHNNVGDLLMNNADNSPTASPTITNNNHITNNNVTSAAPTDAQNLDIVG
- the LOC6612691 gene encoding tyrosine-protein phosphatase 99A isoform X6, yielding MSSGGGEKRCSSPMLHATSEVGGATTATPRLLRRKSQRGNWFTKCFHAAYYYLDDPPHHPNAPQVDWEVPVKIGDEIRAAVPVNEFAKHVASLHADGDIGFSREYEAIQNECISDDLPCEHSQHPENKRKNRYLNITAYDHSRVHLHPTPGQKKNLDYINANFIDGYQKGHAFIGTQGPLPDTFDCFWRMIWEQRVAIIVMITNLVERGRRKCDMYWPKDGVETYGVIQVKLIEEEVMSTYTVRTLQIKHLKLKKKKQCNTEKLVYQYHYTNWPDHGTPDHPLPVLNFVKKSSAANPAEAGPIVVHCSAGVGRTGTYIVLDAMLKQIQQKNIVNVFGFLRHIRVQRNFLVQTEEQYIFLHDALVEAIASGETNLMAEQVEELKNCTPYLEQQYKNIIQFQPKDIHIASAMKQVNSIKNRGAIFPIEGSRVHLTPKPGEDGSDYINASWLHGFRRLRDFIVTQHPMAHTIKDFWQMVWDHNAQTVVLLSSLDDINFAQFWPDEATPIESDHYRVKFLNKTNKSDYVSRDFVIQSIQDDYELTVKMLHCPSWPEMSNPNSIYDFIVDVHERCNDYRNGPIVIVDRYGGAQACTFCAISSLAIEMEYCSTANVYQYAKLYHNKRPGVWTSSEDIRVIYNILSFLPGNLNLLKRTALRTEFEDVTTATPDLYSKICSNGNVPQHVILQQQQLHMLQLQQQHLETQQQQQQQQQQQTALNETVSTPSTDTNPSLLPILSLLPPTVAPLSSSSSITPPPPSTPIPQPPQTIQLPSHSPSDLSHQISSTVANAASPVTPATASASAGATPTTPMTPTVPPTIPTIPSLASQNSLTLTNANFHTVTNNAADLMEHQQQQMLALMQQQTQLQQQYNTHQQHHNNVGDLLMNNADNSPTASPTITNNNHITNNNVTSAAPTDAQNLDIVG